From one Balaenoptera acutorostrata chromosome 6, mBalAcu1.1, whole genome shotgun sequence genomic stretch:
- the URM1 gene encoding ubiquitin-related modifier 1 isoform X3: MAAPLSVEVEFGGGAELLFDGVKKHQVTLPGQEEPWDIRNLLVWIKKNLLKERPELFIQGDSVRPGILVLINDADWELLHAVNAEE; encoded by the exons ATGGCAGCGCCCTTGTCTGTGGAGGTGGAGTTCGG AGGCGGTGCGGAGCTCCTGTTTGACGGTGTGAAGAAGCATCAGGTCACCTTGCCTGGACAGGAGGAACCCT GGGACATCCGGAACCTCCTTGTCTGGATCAAGAAGAACTTGCTAAAAGAGCGGCCAGAGTTGTTCATCCAGGGAGACAGCGT GCGGCCAGGGATTCTGGTGCTGATTAACGATGCCGACTGGGAACTGCTG CATGCAGTCAATGCCGAGGAGTAG
- the URM1 gene encoding ubiquitin-related modifier 1 isoform X2, with the protein MAAPLSVEVEFGGGAELLFDGVKKHQVTLPGQEEPWDIRNLLVWIKKNLLKERPELFIQGDSVRPGILVLINDADWELLGELDYQLQDQDSILFISTLHGG; encoded by the exons ATGGCAGCGCCCTTGTCTGTGGAGGTGGAGTTCGG AGGCGGTGCGGAGCTCCTGTTTGACGGTGTGAAGAAGCATCAGGTCACCTTGCCTGGACAGGAGGAACCCT GGGACATCCGGAACCTCCTTGTCTGGATCAAGAAGAACTTGCTAAAAGAGCGGCCAGAGTTGTTCATCCAGGGAGACAGCGT GCGGCCAGGGATTCTGGTGCTGATTAACGATGCCGACTGGGAACTGCTG GGTGAGCTGGACTACCAGCTTCAGGACCAGGACAGCATCCTCTTCATATCCACGCTGCACGGCGGCTGA
- the URM1 gene encoding ubiquitin-related modifier 1 isoform X1 codes for MAAPLSVEVEFGGGAELLFDGVKKHQVTLPGQEEPWDIRNLLVWIKKNLLKERPELFIQGDSVMQSMPRSRAGGRAGEARFSTATRDASITAEIGRGHTPSILGHFQLERERGQG; via the exons ATGGCAGCGCCCTTGTCTGTGGAGGTGGAGTTCGG AGGCGGTGCGGAGCTCCTGTTTGACGGTGTGAAGAAGCATCAGGTCACCTTGCCTGGACAGGAGGAACCCT GGGACATCCGGAACCTCCTTGTCTGGATCAAGAAGAACTTGCTAAAAGAGCGGCCAGAGTTGTTCATCCAGGGAGACAGCGT CATGCAGTCAATGCCGAGGAGTAGGGCAGGAGGACGTGCTGGGGAAGCCAGGTTCTCCACCGCAACGAGGGATGCCAGCATCACGGCTGAAATTGGCCGGGGCCACACTCCAAGCATTTTGGGTCATTTTCAGCTTGAGCGCGAAAGGGGTCAGGGATAG